Proteins encoded by one window of Vigna radiata var. radiata cultivar VC1973A chromosome 5, Vradiata_ver6, whole genome shotgun sequence:
- the LOC106760003 gene encoding protein TAPETUM DETERMINANT 1 isoform X1 — protein MLITSNYRTPRRARCFMEQHSVQRIVVVCVTVSLFSLSLLAVSTGLAGGRTLSGTMVSVSSRRVQEGNKKLHSSHRKLLTSGNGKMEPNRIWGEKCSKSDIVINQGPTAPLPSGIPTYTVEIMNMCVSGCDISGIHLRCGWFSSARLINPKVFKRLRYNDCLVNDGRPLINGATISFQYANTFLYPLSVSSVICV, from the exons ATGT TAATCACTTCCAACTACCGAACGCCTCGCCGTGCTCGTTGTTTCATGGAACAGCATTCGGTTCAACGAATCGTCGTCGTTTGTGTAACCGTCTCCTTGTTCTCCCTCTCACTCCTTGCCGTTTCAACAG GTTTGGCTGGTGGGAGGACACTTTCGGGAACCATGGTCTCCGTGTCATCGCGTCGTGTACAGGAAGGGAACAAAAAGCTCCATAGCTCGCATCGCAAACTTCTTACTAGTg GGAATGGAAAGATGGAACCGAACCGAATATGGGGTGAGAAATGCAGCAAGTCTGATATAGTGATAAACCAGGGCCCCACGGCCCCACTCCCAAGTGGCATTCCCACATACACGGTGGAGATCATGAACATGTGCGTGAGTGGATGCGACATCTCTGGCATTCACCTGAGGTGCGGCTGGTTCAGCTCTGCACGCCTCATCAACCCCAAGGTCTTTAAGCGCCTCCGTTACAACGATTGCCTCGTCAATGATGGCAGACCCTTGATCAACGGCGCCACCATTTCATTCCAATATGCCAACACCTTCCTCTACCCTCTTTCCGTTTCCTCTGTCATCTGTGtctga
- the LOC111241577 gene encoding uncharacterized protein LOC111241577: MDVKSAFLNGYIKEEVYVEQPPGFEDFENPNHVYKLRKALYGLKQAPRSWYKRLSEFLVRKGFSRGKVNSTLFIKSSNEDKLYVQIYVDDIIFGSTNPMLCKEFSKIMQEEFEMSMMGELTYFLGLQVKQTKDKIFIHQSKYCNDFLKKFKMLDYKDAATPMATNCYLDLDDNGKNVDQKIYRGMIGSLLYHTANRPDIMHSVCLCARFHSTPKESHLTAVKRILKYLKGTKGLGLWYPSGTNIFLTSYSNSDFGGCKLDRKNTSGTCHLLGSSLISWHSKKQACVALSTTEAEYIAAGSCCAQSLWIKSQLEDYVVNIDDILIYSKSREEHAGHLRIVVEIRREHQLFGKRSKCEFLLDEVQFLGHVIFAQGISLDPAKVEAVLKWERST, translated from the exons atggatgttaaaagtgcCTTCTTAAACGGATATATCAAAGAAGAAGTCTATGTTGAACAGCCGCCAggttttgaagattttgaaaatcctaATCATGTTTACAAACTGAGAAAAGCCTTGTATGGATTGAAACAAGCTCCAAGATCATGGTATAAGCGACTAAGTGAATTTCTGGTTAGGAAAGGCTTCTCCAGAGGAAAAGTTAATTCAACCCTGTTCATAAAGAGTTCAAATGAGGACAAATTATATGttcaaatatatgttgatgatataatttttggttcaactaatCCTATGTTGTGTAAAGAATTTTCAAAGATTATGCAAGAGGAATTCGAaatgtccatgatgggagaGTTAAcatactttcttggtctacaaGTCAAGCAAACCAAAGACAAAATATTCATCCATCAATCCAAATACTGCAATGACTTCctgaaaaagtttaaaatgttGGACTACAAAGATGCTGCAACTCCTATGGCAACTAATTGTTATTTGGATCTTGATGATAATGGAAAGAATGTTgatcagaaaatttatcgaggTATGATTGGTTCTCTATTGTATCATACTGCCAATAGACCTGACATAATGCATAGTGTATGTCTATGTGCTAGGTTTCACTCTACTCCTAAAGAATCACACTTAACTgctgtaaaaagaattttgaaatatctCAAAGGTACCAAAGGTCTAGGATTGTGGTATCCGAGTggtacaaatatttttctaaccAGTTACAGTAATTCTGACTTTGGAGGTTGTAAACTTGATAGAAAAAACACTAGTGGCACATGTCATTTACTTGGGTCTTCACTTATttcttggcattcaaagaaacaagcatgtgtggcTTTATCTACCACAGAAGCTGAGTACATAGCAGCTGGAAGCTGTTGTGCTcaatctctttggataaagagtcaaTTAGAGGACTATG TTGTAAACATTGATGACATTCTAATATACTCGAAGAGTCGAGAAGAACATGCTGGTCATCTAAGGATAGTGGTTGAGATTCGAAGGGAACATCAGTTGTTTGGAAAGCGGTCAAAGTGCGAGTTTTTGTTAGATGAAGTACAATTTCTTGGCCATGTGATTTTTGCTCAAGGAATCTCACTTGATCCAGCTAAGGTTGAGGCGGTGTTGAAATGGGAGCGCTCTACATAG
- the LOC106760003 gene encoding protein TAPETUM DETERMINANT 1 isoform X2 produces the protein MEQHSVQRIVVVCVTVSLFSLSLLAVSTGLAGGRTLSGTMVSVSSRRVQEGNKKLHSSHRKLLTSGNGKMEPNRIWGEKCSKSDIVINQGPTAPLPSGIPTYTVEIMNMCVSGCDISGIHLRCGWFSSARLINPKVFKRLRYNDCLVNDGRPLINGATISFQYANTFLYPLSVSSVICV, from the exons ATGGAACAGCATTCGGTTCAACGAATCGTCGTCGTTTGTGTAACCGTCTCCTTGTTCTCCCTCTCACTCCTTGCCGTTTCAACAG GTTTGGCTGGTGGGAGGACACTTTCGGGAACCATGGTCTCCGTGTCATCGCGTCGTGTACAGGAAGGGAACAAAAAGCTCCATAGCTCGCATCGCAAACTTCTTACTAGTg GGAATGGAAAGATGGAACCGAACCGAATATGGGGTGAGAAATGCAGCAAGTCTGATATAGTGATAAACCAGGGCCCCACGGCCCCACTCCCAAGTGGCATTCCCACATACACGGTGGAGATCATGAACATGTGCGTGAGTGGATGCGACATCTCTGGCATTCACCTGAGGTGCGGCTGGTTCAGCTCTGCACGCCTCATCAACCCCAAGGTCTTTAAGCGCCTCCGTTACAACGATTGCCTCGTCAATGATGGCAGACCCTTGATCAACGGCGCCACCATTTCATTCCAATATGCCAACACCTTCCTCTACCCTCTTTCCGTTTCCTCTGTCATCTGTGtctga
- the LOC106760299 gene encoding ras-related protein RABA2a-like, translating to MKSFYFTYTDDSPFGAITIRDMTRPTTFENVSRWLKELKDHADANIVIMLITNKTDMKHLRVVATEDAQGYPEKEGFSFIETFVLEATNVKKAFQTILSEIYRIISKKSLSSTPHPASSTIKEDKTITVRDSQSTTTTTPCCTSSCICWFRYKFWLVTKFDKVTTLGRNPNSKLTVESDKDEGG from the exons ATGAA gagtttttattttacctataccgaCGATTCTCCCTTTGGTGCTATCACCATACGTGACATGACCAG ACCAACCACATTTGAAAATGTCAGCCGATGGCTCAAGGAGCTCAAGGATCATGCCGATGCCAACATCGTCATCATGCTCATCACTAACAAGACAGATATGAAGCATCTCAGAGTTGTTGCCACCGAAGATGCCCAAGGTTATCCTGAGAAGGAAGGTTTCTCTTTCATCGAGACATTTGTTCTTGAAGCTACTAATGTCAAAAAGGCTTTCCAGACCATTCTCTCCGAGATCTACCGCATAATCAGTAAGAAATCACTTTCCTCCACTCCTCACCCTGCATCTTCCACTATTAAAGAAGACAAGACCATCACAGTTCGCGATTCCCAatccaccaccacaaccaccccTTGTTGTACTTCCTCCTGCATATGCTGGTTCAGATACAAATTCTGGCTGGTGACAAAATTCGACAAGGTCACCACCCTAGGTCGGAATCCCAATTCGAAATTGACGGTGGAAAGTGATAAAGACGAAggaggatga